A region of Bombilactobacillus folatiphilus DNA encodes the following proteins:
- a CDS encoding polysaccharide biosynthesis protein: MNNKQHFWTGAWILSVSSLITKILSALYRVPLQNLVGDRGFFVYQQVYPIYGLCSAIMLTGVPMFISQVVAENPAQALDNWRQLRRNLIGVALLGSISLFVIAPYLAKWMGDRRLTPLIQILVVFYFLAPFSALLRGYFQGELWMLPTALSQVLEQSVRVIVIIIVALCYLTKHWSVYRMGMWAHAGSVMGSLVSLGLLLFFWYHFRQHETVKSRIEKSFDGSLTKRFLKEGLSLSLFGSILVLLQLIDSLTVFKLLYQNQVAHAQIIKGIYDRGQPLAQLGIVVAVSFATTLLPQISANKTAQDQALIGSTLRVCLVLAAACAVGLAALMPQINTLLFTNSAQSLALAIYVLSIALISYVTIVNTVMHAQHQQHNNWQALCIGLLVKYLGNLWLVPKFQVVGASLATILATFVMALIIYYYSGIKLQRVIWQQGFLLRLMLVIGTMGIAVFFTSWIWQLIWPLTRMHAVFEVIVESGLGLLWTLVGCYYGRVFSKADWVLLFGQK; this comes from the coding sequence ATGAATAATAAACAGCATTTTTGGACCGGTGCTTGGATCTTATCAGTTTCCTCATTAATTACTAAGATTTTAAGTGCTTTATATCGAGTACCACTCCAAAATTTGGTAGGCGATCGCGGCTTTTTTGTCTATCAGCAAGTTTATCCGATATACGGTTTGTGCAGTGCCATCATGTTGACTGGAGTGCCGATGTTTATTTCCCAAGTTGTGGCCGAAAATCCAGCGCAAGCTTTAGATAATTGGCGCCAACTTCGACGTAATTTGATTGGTGTAGCCCTTTTAGGTTCCATCAGCTTGTTTGTGATAGCACCATATCTGGCAAAATGGATGGGCGATCGGCGATTAACGCCCCTGATTCAAATTCTAGTGGTTTTTTATTTTTTGGCGCCATTTTCGGCATTATTGCGTGGCTATTTTCAAGGAGAGCTGTGGATGTTACCGACCGCTTTGTCGCAAGTTTTGGAGCAAAGTGTGCGCGTCATCGTCATCATCATTGTGGCGTTATGTTATTTGACAAAGCATTGGTCAGTTTATCGAATGGGCATGTGGGCACATGCAGGTTCGGTGATGGGATCATTGGTGTCTTTAGGTTTATTACTATTTTTTTGGTACCATTTTCGACAACATGAGACAGTAAAGAGCAGGATTGAAAAATCGTTTGACGGATCTTTAACGAAACGTTTTCTAAAAGAAGGCTTATCTTTAAGCTTGTTTGGTAGTATTTTGGTGCTGTTGCAGTTGATTGATTCGCTCACCGTTTTCAAATTGTTATATCAAAATCAGGTTGCACATGCTCAAATTATTAAGGGCATTTACGATCGAGGGCAGCCTTTAGCACAGTTAGGAATCGTGGTGGCGGTTTCATTTGCCACCACTTTATTGCCACAGATTAGTGCAAATAAAACAGCACAAGATCAAGCATTAATTGGCTCTACTTTGCGTGTTTGTCTGGTTTTGGCGGCTGCCTGTGCGGTTGGTTTGGCCGCTTTGATGCCGCAAATTAATACATTGTTGTTTACGAATTCGGCTCAAAGCTTGGCGTTAGCGATTTATGTTTTAAGCATTGCACTAATTTCTTACGTCACGATTGTTAATACTGTCATGCATGCTCAACATCAACAACATAATAATTGGCAAGCGTTATGCATAGGTTTATTAGTGAAATATTTGGGCAATCTTTGGTTGGTTCCTAAGTTTCAGGTAGTGGGAGCCAGTTTGGCGACTATTTTGGCGACGTTTGTGATGGCTTTGATCATTTATTATTATTCGGGCATTAAATTGCAGCGAGTAATTTGGCAACAGGGCTTTTTGTTGCGATTGATGTTAGTCATTGGCACGATGGGCATTGCAGTGTTCTTTACTAGTTGGATATGGCAGTTAATTTGGCCTTTGACACGGATGCATGCGGTGTTTGAAGTTATCGTCGAAAGTGGTCTTGGTTTGCTTTGGACTTTAGTTGGTTGTTATTATGGCCGCGTTTTTTCGAAAGCAGATTGGGTTTTGTTGTTTGGTCAAAAATAA
- a CDS encoding RNA-binding S4 domain-containing protein, translated as MRLDKYLKLSRLVKRRTIAKELADKGRIELNGRVAKSASDVTIGDQLILHYGDRQIKVEILATPEIVKKEDASSMYQRLD; from the coding sequence ATGCGATTAGATAAATATTTGAAGCTTTCCAGATTAGTGAAACGGCGTACGATTGCAAAAGAATTGGCTGATAAAGGGCGAATTGAACTCAATGGACGCGTAGCAAAATCAGCAAGTGATGTGACGATCGGCGATCAATTAATTTTGCATTATGGAGATCGGCAAATTAAAGTAGAGATTTTGGCAACGCCAGAAATTGTCAAAAAAGAGGATGCTTCATCCATGTATCAAAGACTAGATTAA
- a CDS encoding FtsB family cell division protein, with the protein MPNQTNLANVSQINIDNNDLSAERRFKHRVRVVHRRRTAILIVFLVIFSIILGWHIYQANHSKALAQEAMTSQERKLAKAKDKRADLKTEVKQLHDPEYLDNLIRYRFNYSKDGEIIYNIPNEANKNLNF; encoded by the coding sequence TTGCCTAATCAGACTAATCTAGCTAATGTTAGCCAAATTAATATTGATAATAATGATTTGTCGGCTGAGCGGCGTTTTAAACACCGAGTTCGCGTTGTTCATCGGCGCCGAACTGCGATTCTAATCGTTTTTTTAGTGATTTTTAGCATAATTTTGGGCTGGCATATTTATCAAGCAAATCATTCAAAAGCATTAGCTCAAGAGGCAATGACTAGTCAAGAACGTAAATTAGCTAAAGCTAAGGATAAGCGTGCGGATTTAAAAACAGAAGTTAAGCAGTTGCATGATCCAGAGTATTTAGATAATTTAATTCGTTATCGGTTTAACTATTCCAAGGATGGGGAGATTATTTATAATATTCCTAATGAAGCAAACAAAAATTTAAACTTTTAA
- a CDS encoding S1 RNA-binding domain-containing protein — protein MAVSVGTKVTGKVVGIKNFGAFVDIGNGQSGLVHISQISNDYVKDIHDKLSLGDQVTAVVVGIENGKISLSMKKAQAPAQKHRSSSHAHMRTNSHKSGEDFDDLLADFMKESQDRQATLKKNTEGKRGGRGGRRG, from the coding sequence ATGGCCGTTTCAGTAGGAACCAAAGTAACGGGTAAAGTCGTCGGTATCAAGAATTTTGGAGCTTTTGTTGATATTGGTAATGGTCAAAGCGGACTGGTACATATCAGTCAGATTTCCAATGACTATGTTAAAGATATTCATGACAAACTTAGTCTTGGCGATCAAGTTACGGCAGTAGTGGTGGGCATAGAGAATGGTAAGATTTCTTTGTCGATGAAAAAAGCACAAGCGCCTGCTCAAAAACATCGCAGTTCTTCTCATGCACATATGCGTACTAATTCACATAAATCTGGTGAAGATTTTGATGACTTGCTGGCTGATTTTATGAAGGAAAGTCAAGATCGCCAGGCAACATTAAAAAAGAATACTGAAGGAAAACGCGGTGGCCGTGGGGGACGCCGTGGTTAA